The Sphingobacterium bambusae genome includes a window with the following:
- a CDS encoding SPFH domain-containing protein: MSIFNFFKKQLSTVIEWNPQQTDILLWRYPAKTDEIKNASKLIVAPGQGCILVYEGKVTDVLDQPGTYTIQTDNLPFITSLLKVMQLFESEHKVGLFFYRKAAVLNQSWGTSSPIKYVDSVYKIPVKMSAFGNFSYQLDNPHKLFTEIVGSTNELRTDTFRDTIQSRIPQLLITYLATQKLPYTEIDTQLQKITTEIHAQLISEFEKLGLRITDFRLEGNSFDAETEERIGRVADVTVDAMAAAEGGLSYAQLEKLRALRDAARNENGVAGAGAALGAGLSMGNLFSKSIDDVTSPAKTADPIEQLQKLKLLLDERIITQEEFDQKKKEYLENL; the protein is encoded by the coding sequence ATGTCCATATTTAATTTTTTTAAGAAACAGCTTTCCACCGTCATCGAGTGGAATCCACAGCAAACGGATATCCTACTATGGCGGTATCCTGCCAAAACAGATGAAATTAAAAATGCCAGCAAGCTGATCGTTGCGCCCGGCCAGGGCTGTATCTTGGTGTACGAAGGAAAAGTAACCGACGTACTGGATCAGCCCGGAACCTACACGATCCAAACGGATAATCTGCCTTTTATCACGTCCTTGCTTAAGGTGATGCAACTTTTTGAAAGTGAGCATAAGGTAGGCCTGTTTTTTTACCGAAAAGCAGCGGTGCTAAACCAAAGTTGGGGAACTTCATCACCGATAAAATACGTAGATAGCGTCTACAAAATTCCGGTGAAAATGAGTGCCTTCGGAAACTTTTCCTATCAGCTCGACAACCCACACAAGCTGTTTACCGAAATAGTCGGCTCGACGAACGAATTGCGCACAGATACTTTCCGCGATACCATCCAGTCGCGCATTCCCCAACTGTTGATCACCTATCTAGCGACGCAAAAATTACCCTATACGGAAATAGACACGCAGCTTCAAAAAATCACCACGGAAATACATGCGCAGCTTATCTCGGAATTTGAAAAGCTAGGGCTGCGCATCACAGACTTTCGATTGGAGGGCAATAGTTTTGATGCGGAAACTGAAGAACGAATTGGCCGCGTTGCCGACGTGACGGTAGATGCCATGGCTGCCGCCGAAGGAGGACTCAGCTACGCGCAACTGGAAAAACTACGGGCACTACGCGACGCTGCAAGAAATGAAAACGGTGTTGCAGGCGCAGGAGCCGCTTTGGGTGCGGGACTCAGCATGGGTAATTTGTTCAGCAAATCGATAGACGATGTCACTTCACCTGCCAAAACAGCTGACCCTATCGAGCAGCTACAAAAGCTTAAATTGCTGTTAGATGAGCGTATTATTACGCAGGAAGAATTCGATCAGAAGAAAAAAGAATATTTAGAAAACTTGTAA
- a CDS encoding dipeptidase: MFIIDAHLDLSMNALEWNRDLTQPVHAINARESGLTDKPDRAKAVVSLPDLRRGKIGLVVATQIARYVTPDNTLPGWHSPEQAWAQTQGQLAWYKAMEKKGEMVQVSDLQTLNQHIALWEDDSVADADKPIGYILSLEGADSFVTLDNLHEAYASGLRAVGPAHYGPGRYAQGTDATGFLGEQGKALLREMEQLGVILDATHLCDDSFWEALDHFNGAVWASHNNCRTLVNHNRQYSDEQILALIDRGAVIGGALDAWMMVPNWKRGISTPKEMHCNLEVLVDHLDHICQLAGNAKHIGIGSDLDGAFGREQCPYDLETIADLQILVDLLARRGYTPADIEGIMHKNWLDFLRNTWKS, encoded by the coding sequence ATGTTTATCATTGATGCACATCTTGACCTCAGCATGAATGCTTTGGAATGGAATCGCGATTTAACGCAGCCTGTTCACGCTATAAACGCCCGCGAATCCGGTTTGACCGATAAACCGGATCGCGCTAAGGCGGTGGTTTCCCTACCGGATTTGCGTCGTGGCAAGATCGGTTTGGTGGTGGCGACGCAAATCGCCCGTTACGTGACCCCCGACAATACATTGCCGGGTTGGCATTCGCCGGAACAGGCTTGGGCGCAAACGCAAGGACAACTCGCTTGGTACAAAGCGATGGAAAAAAAAGGAGAAATGGTGCAGGTTAGCGATCTGCAAACGCTAAATCAACATATCGCCCTTTGGGAAGATGACAGCGTAGCCGATGCAGACAAACCGATTGGCTATATCCTCAGTTTAGAAGGTGCGGATTCTTTCGTTACGCTGGATAATCTTCACGAAGCTTACGCCAGTGGCTTGCGTGCTGTTGGACCTGCGCATTACGGTCCGGGGCGTTATGCACAAGGCACTGATGCGACAGGTTTCCTAGGCGAGCAAGGGAAAGCATTGCTGCGAGAAATGGAACAGCTTGGCGTTATCTTGGATGCTACACATCTTTGTGATGATAGTTTTTGGGAAGCTCTCGATCATTTTAATGGAGCGGTGTGGGCAAGCCATAACAATTGCCGCACTTTGGTCAATCATAATCGTCAATACAGCGATGAGCAAATTCTCGCATTGATTGATCGCGGTGCTGTAATTGGTGGTGCCTTGGATGCTTGGATGATGGTACCTAACTGGAAACGCGGCATCTCTACGCCGAAAGAGATGCATTGCAATCTGGAAGTCTTAGTCGATCACCTCGATCATATTTGTCAGCTTGCCGGAAATGCCAAGCATATTGGTATCGGTTCTGATCTTGATGGAGCCTTTGGCCGTGAGCAATGCCCGTATGATCTAGAGACCATTGCCGATTTACAGATCCTCGTCGATCTGCTAGCTCGAAGGGGTTACACGCCTGCAGATATTGAAGGCATTATGCACAAGAATTGGCTTGATTTCTTAAGGAACACTTGGAAAAGTTAG